In Bythopirellula goksoeyrii, a single window of DNA contains:
- a CDS encoding sugar transferase encodes MPLPSSIYRDYFKPLFDRCVAALGLLIVSPVLIVIAVLVRYKLGSPVIFVQTRSGKKGHPFNIYKFRTMNDATDTAGQLLSDAERLTPFGQFLRSTSLDELPELWNVLSGDMSLVGPRPLLMEYLSLYSIEQARRHDVRPGITGWAQVRGRNKTSWEERFTLDVWYVRNQSLWLDWKILVLTILAVLMRRDVSADGHETMPRFNVPRYTNTYYDRSA; translated from the coding sequence ATGCCGTTACCCTCTTCAATCTACCGCGATTACTTCAAGCCACTATTCGACCGGTGCGTGGCAGCACTTGGCTTGCTCATAGTTTCGCCGGTGCTCATCGTCATCGCTGTACTAGTGCGCTACAAATTGGGATCGCCTGTGATATTCGTGCAAACCCGCTCCGGCAAAAAAGGCCATCCGTTTAACATTTATAAGTTCAGAACCATGAACGATGCCACGGATACCGCGGGCCAACTCCTTTCAGACGCGGAGCGTCTAACGCCCTTCGGCCAATTTCTCCGCAGTACAAGCCTCGATGAGCTTCCGGAACTGTGGAACGTCCTAAGTGGGGATATGAGCCTGGTCGGTCCACGGCCTTTGCTGATGGAATATCTGTCGCTGTATAGCATTGAGCAAGCTCGACGTCATGATGTGAGACCCGGCATCACAGGCTGGGCACAAGTACGTGGGCGAAACAAGACTTCCTGGGAAGAACGATTTACACTTGACGTTTGGTATGTGCGCAATCAATCACTCTGGTTGGATTGGAAGATCCTTGTGCTAACCATTCTTGCTGTGCTGATGCGACGAGATGTTTCTGCCGACGGTCACGAAACAATGCCGCGATTCAATGTTCCACGCTATACGAACACATACTATGACCGATCAGCCTAA
- a CDS encoding DegT/DnrJ/EryC1/StrS family aminotransferase — MQRIYLSPPHMSPKDRELLLEAFDSNWIAPLGPHVDGLEDEFAEKLGVSHAVALSSGTAALHLALLVAGVGPGDVVITSTLTFAATANAIRYVGATPVFIDSERQSWNMDPELLEDELRVSAKLGRLPKAVLVVDVCGQCADWEPILSLCRQYGITVIEDAAEALGATYRGQQAGTLADIGCFSFNGNKIITTSGGGMLVTENSEWASQVRHLACQARDPALHYEHSQIGYNYRLSNLLAAVGRGQLTLLDERVAKRRANFDCYRNTLGELPGIEFMPEATFGQSTRWLSCLLLDPQVHSVSPSEVCAAMLAEEIELRPLWKPMHQQPVFIGCRVRNSGVADDLFQRGLCLPSGSNMSDSQLALVVDTLRSTLESGGCRHAA; from the coding sequence ATGCAGAGAATCTACTTGTCTCCTCCCCACATGTCTCCTAAAGATCGCGAGTTACTGTTGGAGGCGTTTGATTCGAATTGGATCGCTCCTCTCGGGCCTCACGTTGATGGACTCGAAGATGAGTTCGCTGAGAAACTTGGCGTGTCGCATGCGGTAGCACTCTCAAGTGGGACGGCCGCGCTACATCTGGCCTTACTTGTCGCCGGCGTCGGCCCAGGCGATGTGGTGATAACGTCTACGCTGACTTTCGCTGCCACTGCCAATGCTATCCGGTACGTGGGAGCGACTCCTGTCTTTATCGATAGCGAACGTCAAAGCTGGAACATGGATCCTGAACTGCTCGAAGACGAACTGCGCGTGTCCGCTAAATTGGGACGTCTGCCCAAGGCAGTACTAGTAGTCGACGTGTGCGGCCAGTGTGCCGACTGGGAGCCGATCCTTTCATTATGTCGGCAGTATGGAATTACGGTGATTGAAGATGCGGCGGAAGCATTAGGTGCGACCTATCGCGGTCAACAGGCAGGCACACTTGCCGATATTGGCTGTTTTTCCTTCAACGGAAACAAGATTATTACGACGAGCGGTGGCGGCATGCTAGTCACCGAAAACTCAGAGTGGGCGTCACAGGTTCGCCACCTGGCCTGTCAGGCACGCGATCCGGCACTTCACTACGAACACTCCCAGATCGGATATAATTATCGACTAAGCAATCTCTTGGCGGCTGTTGGTCGTGGACAGCTTACCCTATTGGACGAGCGAGTTGCCAAGCGGCGGGCAAATTTCGATTGCTACCGCAACACACTCGGCGAACTGCCAGGTATTGAATTTATGCCCGAAGCCACGTTCGGCCAATCGACACGCTGGCTGTCGTGTCTGCTATTGGATCCTCAGGTCCATAGCGTTTCTCCGTCAGAAGTTTGCGCCGCAATGTTGGCAGAGGAAATCGAGTTGCGCCCGTTGTGGAAACCTATGCATCAACAGCCAGTGTTCATCGGCTGCAGAGTACGCAACAGTGGCGTAGCGGATGATCTTTTCCAAAGGGGTCTGTGCTTGCCTAGCGGGTCGAACATGTCGGACTCACAACTCGCACTTGTCGTTGATACGTTGCGTTCGACTCTGGAAAGCGGTGGCTGTCGTCACGCTGCCTAA
- a CDS encoding acetyltransferase has protein sequence MTDQPKEIFVIGAGGHGKVAVRAAQACGIRVAAVFDDDPSMWNSALIGAPIFGPLDAIYRQSPLPTLLAIGDNVLRLELVDKMNLPWASVIHPAAYVDDYAKIGSGVLILPNSVVHTDAVVGDHAIVNCNATIEHDCRIGPGTHVSCGACLTGGVQVGRGVLIGAGAIVLPGVQIGDSARVGAGAVVTRDVPSGMTVVGVPARKLAPNKRHAA, from the coding sequence ATGACCGATCAGCCTAAGGAAATTTTTGTGATTGGTGCCGGTGGGCATGGCAAGGTGGCGGTGCGCGCTGCGCAAGCATGCGGTATTCGCGTAGCTGCGGTGTTCGATGACGACCCCAGTATGTGGAACTCAGCGCTTATTGGCGCTCCTATTTTTGGTCCGTTGGATGCTATCTACCGGCAGAGTCCTCTTCCAACTCTATTGGCTATTGGGGACAATGTACTTCGACTTGAACTGGTGGATAAGATGAATTTGCCCTGGGCATCTGTTATACATCCTGCCGCATACGTCGACGATTACGCTAAGATCGGTTCTGGTGTGCTAATACTCCCAAACTCTGTCGTCCATACCGACGCTGTCGTCGGCGACCATGCCATTGTCAACTGCAATGCGACCATTGAGCACGATTGCCGAATCGGCCCGGGGACGCACGTTAGCTGTGGAGCGTGCCTCACCGGTGGAGTTCAGGTGGGTCGAGGCGTTTTGATTGGCGCTGGCGCTATTGTGCTACCGGGTGTGCAAATAGGGGACTCTGCGCGGGTAGGTGCAGGTGCAGTCGTGACACGCGACGTTCCTTCCGGCATGACTGTCGTCGGAGTGCCGGCGCGCAAATTGGCTCCGAACAAGCGGCATGCCGCATAG